From the genome of Chloroflexota bacterium:
CGCTACCGCCGAAGATACTGCAGCCGAAGTTGAATCCCTGGGGCGTCGTGCGCTAGTTGTTAAGGCCAATATTGGCGATTTGGAGAGCCTGAATCATCTATTTGATGAAACCGAACGCGTTTTCGGCGGGCTGGATATTTTCGTCCACAACGCCGCTTCGGGCTTCAACCGCCCGGCGATGGAACAACGCCCAAAAGGTTGGGATTGGTCGATGAATATCAACGCCCGCCCACTGTTGTTTGGTGCACAACGCGCTGCCCCATTGATGCAGGCCCGCGGCGGTGGGCATATCGTTGCGATTACCAGCCCCGGCTCGCAGCGCGTGCTACCCGACTACGTCAGCGTGGGGGCCAGCAAAGCCGCTCTCGAAGCCGTAATGCGTTATCTGGCGATCGAACTGGCTTCGCAGCAGATTGTGGTCAATGCTGTCTCACCGGGTGTAGTCCTTACGGATGCTTTGCAGCATTTTGATGCCATCCGCAGCGATGATGATCTCATTGAGCGTGCCAGGTCGTTAACGCCCAGGGGAAGATTGGTTACGCCTGAAGACGTAGCTGGTGTTGTGGCGTTTTTGTGTTCATCAAAAGCTGCAATGATTTGTGGTCAAGTTATTGTAGTGGATGGTGGCTATACGCAGATTTTACCAGGGGCATTTTCCTGATTTTTACGAAAGACCTTCGAAGTCTTATACTCGCCTGTGCAGGTCGCAAACCGCGTTGCTACTGATTCACTGCGTTCGAAATGCTGCGCAAAGACTTCGAATGACCACTGATTTAGAGTACATCTTCTAACCCCGTGAGCATATCTGCTGTAGATGGTTGGCGTTTGTTTTCAGCAATACAACGTTTTAAAATGGATTATATGATGGCTATGCGCATTTTTTAGCAGTAGCGAATGGCGATCAGCCAAGATTTTTTATACTTATTCTTCCACCAGAATTGCCCGCGCAGGCGCGCCGTCGCTGCCCTGGATTTTGAGCGGCAGGCAGTAGAGCGTGTATTCGCCCGGCTCAATGGCGGAGAGATCAAGCCCTTCCAGCGGAATCACGCCCGCGGCGAGTAGAATGCGGTGCGTCGGCACAGGGGAGCGAAATGGGGCCACGGAGAGATAATCCACCCCGATCAGTTTGATACCGTGCGCTACAAGCCATTCGGCTGCATCTGCATCGGGGGCGGCGAAATTTTCCTGGAAGGTATCATTCCCTGCAGCCCACCAATCCGAGTTGCGCGTTTTAAGCAGCAGGCGCGTGGTTCCATCAGGAATGTCAGCCGCTTCGAGATCGGCAACAGTGATATCTACGCCGACATTGGGAAGCTGCACGACGCGCGCCGGGCCTGTAAGAATTTCCAGGGACAGAGATTCCACTGTTTTTGCATCCCCACCCAAGAAATGGTAGGGCGCATCGACATGCGTGCCGATATGCACCGTGGCGGAGAGATGAGTCACATTGGCATCAGCGCCAGCTTCCATTTTACTGATGCGACGCAATTCAATTTTGGGATCGCCTGGCCAGGTGGGAAGTTCGGGCTTAATGGTTAGCGATATATCGTGGATGATCATATTTTTCTCATTTCCGTCCTGTAACGCGCTAACGCTTTATGGTTGATGGTCACGCCCAGGCCAGGGGTTTCTGGGACGGTGATGGTGCTGTCGGAGTTGAGAGTAAAAACTTCGTTGGTGATGTCTTCGGCATAATAACGCTCTGTGGCAGAAATATCACCCGGCAACTTAAAATTAGACAACGAAGCAATCGCCAGATTGGATGCTCGCCCAACGCCGGTTTCAAGCATCCCGCCGCACCACACGGGGATGTCGTGCGCGGCGCATAGGTTATGGATCAGCACACCCTGACTGAGACCGCCCACCCGCCCCGGTTTGATATTGACCACGCGGCAAGCGCCCATCTCGATGGCCTGGCGGGCATGCGCAGGCTTGGTAATACTCTCGTCCAGGCAGAGCGGCGTGCGGAATTTGGGCTGCAAGCGGCTGTGATCCCAAATATCATCTTCGGCGAGGGGCTGCTCGATCAGTAATAAATTGAGATCATCAAGAGGCAGCAGGGCTTGCGCGGTTTCGAGGGTATAGGCCGAATTGGCGTCGACTTGCAAACGCAAATCGGGAAAGGCGCGGCGCGCGGCCTGTGTATCGGCGATATCGCGGCCGGGCTTGATTTTAATTTTGACACGACGATAGCCCTGGGCGAGATAATCATCCACGGCGGCAACCAGCGCCGAGGATGATGGCTGAATCCCCACCGAGACGCCAACATCCACCCGCTGATGCACACCCCCCAGAA
Proteins encoded in this window:
- the fabL gene encoding enoyl-[acyl-carrier-protein] reductase FabL, which encodes MKLEPVFENKIALVTGSGRGIGRAIALHFAQRGADLVINFFRNRATAEDTAAEVESLGRRALVVKANIGDLESLNHLFDETERVFGGLDIFVHNAASGFNRPAMEQRPKGWDWSMNINARPLLFGAQRAAPLMQARGGGHIVAITSPGSQRVLPDYVSVGASKAALEAVMRYLAIELASQQIVVNAVSPGVVLTDALQHFDAIRSDDDLIERARSLTPRGRLVTPEDVAGVVAFLCSSKAAMICGQVIVVDGGYTQILPGAFS
- a CDS encoding cyclase family protein; protein product: MIIHDISLTIKPELPTWPGDPKIELRRISKMEAGADANVTHLSATVHIGTHVDAPYHFLGGDAKTVESLSLEILTGPARVVQLPNVGVDITVADLEAADIPDGTTRLLLKTRNSDWWAAGNDTFQENFAAPDADAAEWLVAHGIKLIGVDYLSVAPFRSPVPTHRILLAAGVIPLEGLDLSAIEPGEYTLYCLPLKIQGSDGAPARAILVEE
- the menC gene encoding o-succinylbenzoate synthase, with amino-acid sequence DYDPGYSYETSGTSWLILKEFILPPLLGQDVSDAADFQRRVAHVKGHQMAKAGVEMALWDLRGHAQGKSLRQLLGGVHQRVDVGVSVGIQPSSSALVAAVDDYLAQGYRRVKIKIKPGRDIADTQAARRAFPDLRLQVDANSAYTLETAQALLPLDDLNLLLIEQPLAEDDIWDHSRLQPKFRTPLCLDESITKPAHARQAIEMGACRVVNIKPGRVGGLSQGVLIHNLCAAHDIPVWCGGMLETGVGRASNLAIASLSNFKLPGDISATERYYAEDITNEVFTLNSDSTITVPETPGLGVTINHKALARYRTEMRKI